Within Candidatus Dependentiae bacterium, the genomic segment TTATATGTTAATTAAAAGCTTAAGATAAACCATTTAAAAATAGGAACGCTCAACAAAAGAATATTTCGCAAAAAAAGTTGGATCGTAATCAAGCAAAAACCTTAAGACAGTTGTTTTAGTGCATTTAACAAGCGAAAGACAAAATTATGAAACAATACAATTTCAAAAAACAGTTACTCTTATTGTTATTTCTTCCCGTATACATCAAAGCTGATACAATTCGTTTAGGTGTTTACGCTGTTATCACAAACCAAAATAATGAAATATTATTGACTAAAACTCAATCAGGATCAAAAGTTATTTATAATTTCCCAGGAGGAGGTATCGATTCTGGTGAAAGTTTTGCACAAGCTTTAAAAAGAGAGTGTCTAGAAGAACTGGGCATTAATATAACAATAAGTAAGCGCATATTCAGTTCACAAAATTTGTATCCTCACAAAGATTTTCCTTACTCGCGCATGTTCAACCTATATTACCTTGTTCAAACTGATGAACTAGCAAATGCTTTAGCCGATGATTGCATCGATATCGCATGGGTTAGCTTAGACAACTTACCTTTGGATGAAATGCTTGATGTCGACAAAGAATTTGTCAAATTCTACCAAAGTGAAATTCAAGTGTAGCTATAATAATAAAAAAGCATAAAATATAATCAACATTATCTTCTTTTTTAATGGGATCTAAATGATGACACAAAAACATTCTGTAATATTAGTTCAAATTTTTTTTATTTATATAAAGCTCAATTCAGCCCATCCAGAACATAGGCTAGAAACAATGCTTAGTACAATAAATCCTCAAAATTTCGCAGTCTTAAATACACAAAGGCAGCCTCAAATCCCAACTTTGCCCGATCACCAATCACTTCTGGAACAATATAAAGCAGAATTACCTTCTATTTTAGTTGCAACCAAACGTATTAATCAAGCAATAAATCATAACCCGCGCCTGATTAGTATAATTAAACAACTACAAGATCCTGACAAATATAAGCACTTAACATTCCCTTCTCGACTATTGTTCACTGGCCCTTACGGATGTGGAAAAACAACAGGAGCTTTAGCTCTAGCTCGCCACTGCAATATGAATTGCTTATTCATTAAAAGTACATCCATAGGAACAGAAAGACTAAACTCCGGTAAAGAGTTTATTGATAATTTATTCAATAATTTAATCTCGCATCCCGAAAATAAATATATAGTAATCATCGATGAACTATTAGCAGTCGCACGATTTTCTCATGCTGGTAGTGACCGACAACAAGACCTAACCGCATTAACTTTTTGGAACTGCCTAGATAAAATAAAAAACAAACGACATATTTGTGTAGTAGGCACCTTTGATAAGGATCATGATAAAATAGACCCAACAATAAAAAGGCGATTTGAAAGTAATGTCATTCATTTTAATCCTGCAGAGGTTCCTGAAATAGTAGAGATCATGAAAGATTCCTTAAATCATCTCCCCGAAGATCTTCCTGCAGCAGCAATGCCTAGAATCTTTCATAGATGTAGTGATGACTTTTTAAGACAAATGGCTAGCAGAGCATCTCATCTTTCAATTCGAAACATAAAAAGATTAATTGGAAAGACAATTGCACTGGCAATTGATGAAACTGGAGATCCTAATGCCATCGTTGAAGAAAAACATATTCAAGAGGTTTGGAACCAAAACAATCTTGATCGATTTTCAAGAATATACAATCACCCACTCTTTAAATCAGTTACGACCTATCAAGTAATTTCACTCTGCAGTTTTTTAACGGGCATAGGACTTAGAACCTACGGAACATTTAAAGACAATGAAAAATTTGAAAGTAGTGGAAACGCCTTAATCGCAGCTTCTTGCATTTATTATCTGATGAATGAGCCACACACAAAAAATTGATACACAGATTTTTAAAACATTTAAAACAGAAGAATAACATGAAAAAATTATATACATTATTACTAATCACATCTTGTTTCACTCACTTGTACGTACAATCAGAAAGTCATACACAAAAACTAAACTTTGAACTGAAAGAAAGACAACGCACACAAAAATCAATTAATAAAGTACGAAATATTTCTGCTCAATGTGCTGCTACTTCTGTTGCTACATTGATCACTCTTATTTATATCGTATCGAATAGTGATGAAATCACTGAAACAATGTTTAACATAGCAAATACAATCAACAAGCTTGCTAATGTGAATATTTGTTGGTCTGTTCCAACAGCTATCACTACAGCACTCTACTGCATATACAATAGTGCCATGATCGAAGAGATAGAAAATGAGCTGTTGTCATTAACAGACGGAACTAATACAGAAGAACAAGAATAACATGAATAAAAAAACAATTATTACTTTACCCATCTTGGCAATGCATCTATCTAACATGTGTATACCGTCCAATACTAAAAACTATGATATTGTTGCAGTTCACATGGCGCATGATCAATCAGGAAAAAATGGGTCTGAACAGTTCAATGCAAAAAGCGAAATGCAAGCTCTCAAAAAAATGGCTGAAAGTGGAAACACTACTGCAATGAATGAACTAGGAATTATGTTTCTTAACATTCGTGAATATCAAGAAGCTATTGATTGGTTTAAAAAAGCACTTGAGATAGAAAGTGAACAACCTGTTTATAACGCAAATATCGCACATGCATACCACAGTATTGGCCAATTAGAATCAGCAAGATTTCATTTGGAAAAAGCTGCCCAAAAAGGACTCACTCTTGCATTGATTTCACTTGGTAATCTGGCAATTGAAGAAAAAAAATATGATGAAGCTATCGAATGGTATCAACAAGCAATAGAAAAAGATAATAAAACAAAATACAAAAAAAAATTAGCCTTCGCTCATAAATTAAATAAAAATCATCAAGAAGCTGTAAACATTCTAAAAAAAATCGCGCAAGAAGAACATGATGACGAAGCAATGAACCAAATCGGTCTGATTGAATACGAACAAAATAATCCACAAAGCGCAATACACTGGTTCAAAAAAGCTATAAAAATCAAGAACAGCTCTGTATATATATTCAATTTAGCATTGACATACCAAAGCGTAGACAAAATGGACAAAGCTATCGAATGGTATAAAAAATCTGCTGCAAAAAATTGCCCTCTATCACTTGAAAAACTTGGCATGTATGCGCTTGATCAAGGAAGCTACGATCAAGCAATTAGGTTATTTAAAAAAGCCATAAAAATTGATGATGAAAATCCAAACTATTACAATTCAATAGCTCGTGCTTATGAACAAAAAGGCAATGATAATCTTGCAACTGAATATTACCAAAAGGCAGATGAATTAAAAAAGAACATATTTAGTTCTCTTTTTTTACCATACTAATATTTTATATTTTTTTTACTTGGATTTCAGATTCCGTCCTTAGTATAATCGAACTGCATATACAATTATGTGCATGTAAGATAACTTAGTAAGGAAATAGAATAATGAAGCAATTTTGTTTATTGGTCATACATCTGATTATCTTTAACACCATTCATGGTATCACTCCAAATCCTTATCTTGCAATGCGATCACAAAGTGAAA encodes:
- a CDS encoding AAA family ATPase, with product MMTQKHSVILVQIFFIYIKLNSAHPEHRLETMLSTINPQNFAVLNTQRQPQIPTLPDHQSLLEQYKAELPSILVATKRINQAINHNPRLISIIKQLQDPDKYKHLTFPSRLLFTGPYGCGKTTGALALARHCNMNCLFIKSTSIGTERLNSGKEFIDNLFNNLISHPENKYIVIIDELLAVARFSHAGSDRQQDLTALTFWNCLDKIKNKRHICVVGTFDKDHDKIDPTIKRRFESNVIHFNPAEVPEIVEIMKDSLNHLPEDLPAAAMPRIFHRCSDDFLRQMASRASHLSIRNIKRLIGKTIALAIDETGDPNAIVEEKHIQEVWNQNNLDRFSRIYNHPLFKSVTTYQVISLCSFLTGIGLRTYGTFKDNEKFESSGNALIAASCIYYLMNEPHTKN
- a CDS encoding tetratricopeptide repeat protein, with product MNKKTIITLPILAMHLSNMCIPSNTKNYDIVAVHMAHDQSGKNGSEQFNAKSEMQALKKMAESGNTTAMNELGIMFLNIREYQEAIDWFKKALEIESEQPVYNANIAHAYHSIGQLESARFHLEKAAQKGLTLALISLGNLAIEEKKYDEAIEWYQQAIEKDNKTKYKKKLAFAHKLNKNHQEAVNILKKIAQEEHDDEAMNQIGLIEYEQNNPQSAIHWFKKAIKIKNSSVYIFNLALTYQSVDKMDKAIEWYKKSAAKNCPLSLEKLGMYALDQGSYDQAIRLFKKAIKIDDENPNYYNSIARAYEQKGNDNLATEYYQKADELKKNIFSSLFLPY
- a CDS encoding NUDIX hydrolase, which translates into the protein MKQYNFKKQLLLLLFLPVYIKADTIRLGVYAVITNQNNEILLTKTQSGSKVIYNFPGGGIDSGESFAQALKRECLEELGINITISKRIFSSQNLYPHKDFPYSRMFNLYYLVQTDELANALADDCIDIAWVSLDNLPLDEMLDVDKEFVKFYQSEIQV